A region from the Tigriopus californicus strain San Diego chromosome 9, Tcal_SD_v2.1, whole genome shotgun sequence genome encodes:
- the LOC131886660 gene encoding uncharacterized protein LOC131886660 — translation MPCGDLCDWLLDLVFKYEQENTMVDFIASDDGEVRIRDGNSPNDKMRDSPRRTRGNVDHVPYTRNQLKQLYNRHGFNLAIFRNGRVRGVLEAFNPNAVVAVMSVAMGEVQILGVESGNYLAMTEDGKLFGEPDPTQTSTVFYVQTHASYLTYLSKKYSHMGWHVGIKKNGEVKNGKMTLHPWGQRAILFSLRKPFVEHHPVRLIKNRHGFYLAIFKDGTVKGTKDENDPHSVLEFTSSDPPGAFRIHGVEADLYVAMDEKGRVYGEKNRQHEGTLFQEHAQGVYFVYLNVHSAHLGWHLGIKKSGKVKNGKKTWNPSSQKAIQFSHKFSFQTTRPIDQGFPFGEKIPPLAFIDEDVVDRDH, via the exons ATGCCTTGTGGAGATCTGTGCGATTGGCTTTTGGATTTAGTGTTCAAGTATGAGCAAGAAAACACCATGGTGGACTTCATAGCCAGTGACGATGGTGAGGTCCGGATCCGAGATGGCAACTCGCCCAACGACAAAATGAGAGACTCTCCAAGAAGAACCCGCGGCAATGTGGACCATGTGCCGTACACAAGGAACCAGTTGAAGCAACTTTATAATCGGCATGGAttcaatttggccatttttcgaaatgGCAGAGTTCGAG GAGTCCTGGAAGCATTCAATCCTAATGCAGTGGTCGCAGTAATGTCTGTCGCAATGGGTGAAGTGCAAATTCTTGGAGTAGAATCGGGCAATTATTTAGCCATGACTGAAGACGGGAAGTTGTTTGGAGAGCCCGATCCCACACAGACGAGCACAGTATTCTACGTGCAAACTCACGCCAGCTATTTAACCTATTTAAG CAAAAAGTATTCGCATATGGGATGGCATGTTGGGATCAAGAAGAACGGAGAAGTTAAAAATGGGAAGATGACACTGCATCCATGGGGACAACGAGCCATTTTGTTCTCACTCAGGAAACCTTTCGTCGAGCATCATCCTGTAAGGCTTATCAAGAACAGACACGGTTTTtacttggccattttcaaagatGGCACTGTCAAAG GTACCAAGGACGAAAACGATCCGCATTCAGTATTGGAGTTCACGTCCAGTGATCCACCAGGAGCTTTTCGAATTCATGGGGTTGAGGCCGATCTGTACGTGGCTATGGATGAAAAGGGTCGAGTGTATGGGGAGAAAAACCGCCAACATGAAGGAACCTTGTTCCAAGAGCACGCACAG GGTGTTTACTTtgtttatctgaatgtgcattCGGCTCATTTGGGATGGCATTTGGGCATTAAGAAATCGGGAAAGGTCAAAAACGGAAAGAAAACGTGGAATCCTAGTAGTCAAAAGGCGATTCAATTCTCACATaaattctcatttcaaactaCAAGACCCATCGACCAGGGCTTTCCATTTGGTGAAAAAATCCCTCCTTTGGCTTTTATTGATGAAGATGTCGTGGACCGTGATCATTGA